The following proteins come from a genomic window of Anopheles ziemanni chromosome 3, idAnoZiCoDA_A2_x.2, whole genome shotgun sequence:
- the LOC131286565 gene encoding origin recognition complex subunit 3, which yields MEATNSISKGVFVFKNGATHAKGVRKAKPAESFLSSSVRRQPWYRNYRNHWDKIQTMIDEIQSSSYGKILDDLLAFIENSYNSQGYDGVLPTAALLTGINQIDHMSQFEKLASRIRSNTFSYVVLLQSRDGSNLKQAIETIVEGFVEEQTEEYAEEKLLRKNQLNLVVLKAWYLEKHNQMERKPNLTVILSDFELFNPSVLQDIIIILNSYATSLPFVLIFGVATSITTVHNVLPYHVTSKIKLSIFQSEPSITNLNTIIDNVLLRPYCPFHLSGRVFKLLLDIFLFYDFSVNRFVQTLKYSFFEHYFAKSINGLSTIVGDEDEVHEMVNQLSTAELDNIRQLPSFRPFVESLQHPQEVVDFLTNDEHLKRSLPGMLIQVHNYWFTFHCALEILQALVSDLPKAPLGKQLRELYCLCVYGDVTELPEFKECIQLLLFLSKEEMLQKVKKVLEIVLTYVSNNDRLSMEGCLVYDVGPVEQLANGLVVLSDELDAARHEYILGNRQQDQQQQQLLSPSMGRQELREKLLTAARHAKSESEVTRAVGRLVDYFVRDIFQRYLRPPNSRTVPLIELFLFSDSTTVRHHMVGTPRAAIHTALNNPQYYTQCECCVLDNEYSIVPTMPDLSIAYKLHLECGRMINLFDWMQAFRTVVEDNQADEGERSIDPKIQARFTRAVTELQFLGFIKTSKRKTDHVTRLTW from the exons ATGGAAGCAACTAATTCAATTTCTAAA ggCGTATTCGTGTTCAAGAATGGAGCAACTCATGCCAAAGGAGTTAGAAAAGCAAAACCGGCCGaaagttttctttcctcttctGTGAGGCGGCAGCCATGGTATCGGAACTATCGGAACCATTGGGACAAAATACAAACAATGATTGACGAGATTCAGAGTAGCAGCTACGGAAAAATCCTAGATGATTTGCTGGCATTTATCGAGAATTCGTACAATTCGCAAGGCTATGATGGTGTCTTGCCTACTGCAGCGTTATTAACGGGGATCAATCAGATTGACCATATGTCCCAGTTCGAGAAACTTGCCAGCCGCATTCGAAGCAACACATTTTCTTACGTAGTGCTTCTGCAGTCCCGCGATGGATCCAATCTTAAACAAGCCATCGAAACCATTGTCGAGGGGTTTGTGGAGGAACAGACCGAAGAATATGCAGAGGAGAAACTGTTACGAAAAAACCAACTTAATCTGGTGGTTCTTAAGGCATGGtatttagaaaaacataaccaAATGGAACGAAAGCCAAACCTTACGGTAATACTGTCGGATTTTGAGCTATTCAACCCGTCGGTGTTGCAAGATatcataataattttaaa ctCATATGCTACATCACTGCCATTCGTACTGATTTTTGGCGTAGCAACATCTATAACAACAGTCCATAATGTTCTACCATACCATGTGACGAGCAAAATCAAGCTAAGCATTTTTCAATCAGAACCGTCGATTACTAATCTTAACACTATCATCGATAATGTACTTCTGAGGCCCTACTGCCCTTTCCATCTTTCGGGACGCGTATTCAAATTGTTGCTTGACATTTTCCTATTTTACGATTTTTCGGTAAACCGGTtcgttcaaacattaaagtattcCTTCTTCGAACATTACTTTGCCAAATCCATCAACGGGCTGAGCACAATCGTTGGCGATGAGGATGAAGTGCATGAGATGGTCAATCAGCTATCAACGGCTGAATTGGATAATATTCGGCAGTTACCTTCTTTCAGACCTTTCGTAGAATCGCTGCAGCACCCACAGGAAGTTGTCGATTTCCTCACCAACGATGAGCATTTAAAGCGATCGCTGCCAGGAATGTTGATACAAGTACACAACTATTGGTTCACGTTTCACTGTGCGTTGGAAATACTGCAAGCATTGGTATCCGATCTTCCCAAGGCACCATTGGGGAAACAACTTCGTGAACTCTACTGTCTCTGTGTCTACGGAGATGTCACAGAGCTGCCCGAATTCAAGGAATGCATTCAGTTGCTGCTCTTTCTTTCGAAGGAGGAAATGTTGCAGAAGGTGAAAAAGGTGCTCGAAATTGTGCTGACCTACGTCAGCAACAACGATCGGCTAAGTATGGAAGGATGTTTGGTGTACGACGTGGGACCAGTCGAGCAACTGGCGAACGGATTGGTCGTTCTGTCGGATGAACTTGATGCCGCTAGACACGAGTATATTTTGGGTAACCGGCAACAggatcagcaacagcagcaactccTTTCGCCTAGCATGGGTCGACAAGAGCTACGTGAAAAGTTGCTAACGGCCGCCCGTCACGCCAAGAGTGAGTCCGAAGTTACTCGTGCCGTTGGCCGACTGGTTGATTATTTCGTGCGAGATATCTTCCAACGATACCTCCGCCCACCAAACAGCCGTACGGTTCCGCTGATCGAATTGTTCCTGTTCAGTGATAGTACTACCGTACGACATCATATGGTAGGTACACCTAGGGCCGCCATACATACCGCTCTGAACAATCCTCAGTACTACACGCAATGCGAATGCTGTGTGCTAGACAATGAATACAGCATTGTTCCAACGATGCCGGACCTCTCTATTGCGTACAAACTGCACCTGGAATGTGGGCGTATGATTAATCTGTTCGATTGGATGCAAGCATTTCGTACTGTTGTTGAAGATAATCAAGCGGACGAAGGAGAGCGCAGTATTGATCCAAAAATTCA GGCTCGATTCACACGGGCTGTTACGGAGCTACAATTCCTCGGATTTATCAAAACTTCCAAAAGAAAGACCGATCATGTTACAAGACTGACTTGGTAA
- the LOC131289985 gene encoding valine--tRNA ligase produces the protein MSNPASATEHAESTAAPVKTEKQLKKEAEKAAKLAKLQEKLNKKQQQEQQASTKPKVEKKVKETKETAVYTGATGEGEKKDLSGPFPDAYSPQYVEAAWYSWWEKEGFFKPEYGRMLNNPNGQFVMVIPPPNVTGSLHLGHALTNAIEDCITRWHRMKGRSTLWVPGCDHAGIATQVVVEKKLWREHKQTRHDLGREKFIEQIWQWRNDKGDRIYHQLKKLGSSFDWDRACFTMDPKLCKAVTEAFVRMHETGMIYRSSRLVNWSCTLRSAISDIEVDKVEISGRTQLSIPGYADKVEFGVLVSFAYKVIGKNDEEIVVATTRVETMLGDTAVAVHPKDERYKHLHGQFVQHPFCDRKLPIVCDEFVEMGFGTGAVKITPAHDPNDYEVGKRHNLPFITIFTDDGIITGDYGVFTGMKRFDARKAVLSALQEKGLYRDTKDNPMVVPVCSRSKDIVEPLIKPQWYVKCSEMAAKATEAVKSGELTITPEVHRKTWYHWMDEIRDWCVSRQLWWGHRIPAYQVIFKDPSKAPKDLSEENLWFVGRSEVEAHAKAAAALKVEKSFITLKQDEDVLDTWFSSGLFPFSVFGWPDNTDDLKLFYPTTLLETGHDILFFWVARMVFFGLTLLGKLPFKEVFLHPMVRDAHGRKMSKSLGNVIDPMDVIMGISLEGLHQQLYDSNLDPREIDKAKEGQKQDYPNGIPECGTDALRFALCAYMTQARDINLDILRVQGYRFFCNKLWNATKFALMYFQGTEKYDVTTTLDGTESNIDRWILSRLAGCVEISNRGFEKYEFALATNACYNFWLYDLCDVYLECLKSVFQSGSEQSKASARRTLYTCLNLGLKLLSPFMPFITEELYQRLPRGDTTTVPSICVAPYPEPATTAWKDDVLEKGFEFVQKTARDIRSARSDYNIPNKTKTDAYFICSDEGVRSALEKFTLELETMAFSQVHFGTVPPVGCAILTISGQCVVHLMLKGLIEVDKEIEKMTKKRETLTQTIAKLQQAIAVPNYASKVPEDVRKANQEKLDQSKVEIERLAAAMDVLKLM, from the exons ATGTCGAACCCGGCTAGTGCAACCGAACATGCGGAATCCACTGCAGCACCGGTGAAGACCGAAAAGCAGCTTAaaaaagaagcagaaaaagcTGCCAAGTTGGCCAAATTGCAGgaaaagttgaacaaaaaGCAGCAGCAAGAGCAGCAGGCTTCTACGAAACCGAAAGTGGAG aaaaaagttaaagaaacgaaggaaaccgCTGTTTACACTGGTGCTACTGGTGAAGGTGAAAAGAAGGATTTATCTGGACCATTCCCGGATGCCTACAGTCCGCAGTACGTAGAAGCAGCATGGTACAGTTGGTGGGAAAAGGAAGGGTTTTTCAAGCCAGAGTATGGG CGCATGCTGAACAATCCGAATGGTCAATTTGTGATGGTGATACCACCGCCGAACGTAACTGGCTCGCTGCATCTTGGCCATGCGTTAACGAACGCAATCGAAGATTGTATTACCCGCTGGCATCGAATGAAGGGTCGTTCGACACTGTGGGTACCAGGATGCGATCACGCGGGCATTGCTACGCAAGTCGTCGTGGAGAAGAAATTGTGGcgggaacacaaacaaacccgaCACGATCTGGGACGCGAAAAGTTCATTGAACAAATCTGGCAATGGCGTAACGACAAGGGCGATCGCATTTATCATCAGCTGAAGAAGCTGGGTTCGTCCTTTGACTGGGACCGAGCGTGTTTCACCATGGATccgaagctatgcaaagccgTCACCGAGGCATTCGTTCGAATGCACGAGACGGGCATGATCTACCGTAGCAGTCGATTAGTAAACTGGTCCTGCACGTTACGATCGGCTATTTCGGACATTGAGGTTGATAAGGTGGAAATATCGGGACGCACGCAACTTTCCATTCCGGGGTACGCTGATAAGGTAGAATTCGGTGTTTTGGTTTCGTTCGCTTATAAAGTGATTGGTAAGAACGATGAGGAAATTGTTGTAGCAACGACACGCGTTGAAACAATGCTTGGCGATACGGCTGTCGCTGTCCACCCGAAGGACGAACGGTACAAGCACCTTCATGGGCAGTTCGTGCAACATCCTTTCTGCGACCGCAAGCTTCCGATCGTGTGCGATGAGTTCGTCGAGATGGGTTTCGGTACGGGTGCTGTAAAAATCACACCCGCTCATGATCCGAACGATTACGAAGTCGGAAAGCGACACAACCTGCCCTTCATTACCATCTTCACCGACGATGGCATTATTACGGGCGATTATGGAGTTTTCACGGGCATGAAGCGCTTCGATGCGAGGAAGGCAGTGTTGTCTGCACTGCAGGAGAAAGGTCTCTACCGGGATACGAAGGATAATCCGATGGTAGTTCCTGTCTGTTCACGCTCCAAGGACATCGTTGAACCGCTTATTAAGCCCCAATGGTACGTCAAGTGCAGCGAAATGGCAGCCAAGGCAACGGAGGCCGTGAAAAGCGGCGAACTGACGATAACGCCCGAGGTACACCGTAAAACGTGGTACCACTGGATGGACGAAATCCGCGACTGGTGCGTTTCACGGCAGCTCTGGTGGGGCCATCGAATTCCTGCCTATCAGGTTATCTTCAAAGATCCATCAAAGGCACCGAAAGATTTAAGTGAAGAAAACCTCTGGTTCGTGGGCCGTTCTGAGGTAGAGGCACACGCTAAGGCCGCTGCCGCTttgaaggtggaaaaatcgttCATCACGCTGAAGCAGGATGAAGACGTGTTGGACACGTGGTTCAGTTCTGGTTTGTTCCCGTTCTCCGTGTTCGGCTGGCCGGACAACACCGACGATCTGAAGCTCTTCTACCCGACGACGCTGCTCGAGACTGGTCACGACATTCTCTTCTTCTGGGTTGCCCGCATGGTGTTCTTTGGCCTGACGCTACTGGGCAAACTGCCGTTCAAGGAGGTGTTCCTCCACCCAATGGTACGCGATGCGCACGGACGTAAGATGTCCAAATCGCTGGGTAATGTAATCGATCCGATGGACGTGATCATGGGAATATCGTTGGAGGGTTTGCATCAGCAGCTCTACGACTCCAATCTCGATCCGCGTGAAATCGACAAGGCAAAGGAGGGACAGAAGCAGGACTATCCGAATGGTATTCCCGAGTGCGGTACGGATGCGTTGCGGTTTGCGCTGTGTGCGTACATGACGCAAGCACGCGATATCAACCTCGACATTTTGCGTGTACAGGGATATCGTTTCTTCTGCAACAAACTATGGAATGCGACCAAGTTTGCCCTCATGTACTTCCAAGGGACGGAGAAGTATGACGTTACCACAACACTG GATGGCACGGAAAGTAATATCGATCGATGGATCCTATCACGATTGGCCGGATGTGTGGAGATATCGAATCGAGGTTTTGAAAAGTACGAATTCGCTCTTGCCACGAACGCTTGCTACAACTTTTGGCTGTACGATCTGTGTGATGTCTACTTGGAGTGCTTAAAGTCTGTGTTCCAATCCGGCAGCGAACAATCGAAGGCATCTGCCCGGCGAACACTTTACACGTGTCTCAATCTTGGCCTGAAGCTACTGTCGCCGTTCATGCCATTCATTACGGAAGAGTTGTACCAACGGTTGCCGCGTGGCGATACTACAACTGTGCCGAGTATATGCGTAGCACCTTACCCCGAACCAGCCACGACCGCCTGGAAGGATGATGTGCTTGAGAAGGGCTTTGAGTTTGTGCAAAAAACGGCACGTGACATTCGGTCGGCGCGCAGCGATTACAATATcccgaacaaaacaaaaacggacGCGTACTTTATTTGCAGCGACGAGGGCGTTCGAAGTGCGCTGGAGAAATTTACCCTCGAGCTTGAAACGATGGCATTCTCGCAGGTTCATTTCGGGACGGTGCCGCCGGTGGGATGTGCGATTCTTACCATCTCGGGCCAGTGTGTGGTGCACCTGATGCTGAAGGGTTTGATCGAGGTGGACAAAGAGATCGAAAAGATGACCAAAAAACGGGAAACGCTAACGCAAACCATCGCCAAGCTGCAGCAGGCGATTGCCGTGCCGAACTACGCCAGCAAAGTGCCCGAAGATGTACGGAAGGCAAATCAAGAAAAGCTGGATCAATCAAAGGTGGAAATTGAACGTTTGGCCGCCGCCATGGACGTATTGAAATTGATGTGA
- the LOC131287939 gene encoding uncharacterized protein LOC131287939 has product MALVSIRDYEQRAYEIIPPNARDYYRSGAGDELSLGLNRTAFDRLRIRPRMLQGSAERDLSCTVFGERFSMPIGISPTAMQRMAHPDGEVANAKAAASRHVPFTLSTISTSSIEEVASATPGAPKWFQLYIYRDRQLTEELVRRAEQAGFRAIVLTVDAPLFGLRRADLRNKFSLPPHLKMANVVGRAAATVRSKGGSGINEYISEQLDPTLSWDDVKWLVGFTKLPVIVKGILTREDAIIAADIGVQGIFVSNHGARQVDSVPASIEALPEVVNAVGDRMEIFMDGGITQGTDVFKALALGARMVFFGRPALWGLAVNGQQGVEHVLDILRKELDLTMALAGCRAIADITKQYVVHEQYYSKL; this is encoded by the exons ATGGCGTTAGTATCTATTCGTGACTATGAGCAACGGGCTTACGAAATTATTCCGCCCAATGCTCGCGATTACTACCGCAGTGGTGCAGGTGACGAGCTTTCGCTGGGTTTGAACCGAACTGCTTTTGATCGGTTGCGCATTCGGCCGAGAATGTTGCAGGGTAGTGCCGAGCGAGACCTCTCCTGCACCGTGTTCGGTGAACGGTTTTCGATGCCAATCGGCATCTCACCAACGGCTATGCAACGCATGGCCCATCCGGATGGAGAGGTAGCTAATGCAAAAGCTGCCGCCAGCCGACATGTGCCTTTCACACTTAGCACAATAAGTACGAGCTCGATAGAAGAGGTTGCCAGCGCTACACCAGGAGCTCCGAAGTGGTTCCAGCTGTACATCTATCGCGATCGCCAGCTTACGGAAGAGTTGGTCCGCCGAGCCGAACAGGCCGGCTTTCGGGCAATTGTGCTTACAGTTGACGCACCACTCTTTGGACTGCGAAGGGCAGATTTGCGCAACAAGTTTTCCCTACCTCCCCATTTAAA AATGGCCAATGTCGTTGGGAGAGCCGCAGCAACAGTACGTAGCAAAGGTGGTTCCGGTATCAATGAGTACATCTCGGAACAACTTGATCCCACTCTCTCTTGGGATGACGTGAAATGGCTGGTAGGATTTACAAAACTTCCAGTCATCGTGAAGGGAATTCTCACGCGCGAAGATGCAATAATTGCGGCAGATATAGGTGTGCAGGGAATATTCGTTTCCAATCACGGTGCACGCCAGGTGGACTCTGTTCCAGCTTCG ATTGAAGCCTTACCGGAGGTCGTCAATGCTGTCGGTGATCGCATGGAAATATTCATGGACGGAGGCATTACGCAAGGCACAGATGTGTTCAAGGCACTTGCGCTCGGTGCACGAATGGTGTTCTTTGGAAGGCCCGCGCTTTGGGGGCTTGCGGTTAATGGGCAGCAGGGAGTCGAACATGTGCTGGATATTTTGCGCAAGGAGTTGGACCTTACAATGGCACTCGCCGGGTGTCGAGCAATTGCCGACATCACGAAACAATATGTCGTGCATGAACAATACTACAGTAAGCTGTAA
- the LOC131287562 gene encoding WD repeat-containing protein 74, translating to MKFSSVNAKCPTYKENHVLYIGAHTGTFKRINVYDEDPYQQTNLQPIETLNKTSRITCMEFGNKEQTEVLVGRANHFVKVFNCTEEDSTSNFEAGNDEVVGLGRSNGCIVAGLANGTVRVIKYPTTTEFSVGDNLARMRLCLEDETRMVTGGKLLKGIIKLWDLETQKVLFKAKNVPKVLELEQPVWDNDVVFVNRNVIASCSRHGYVRLYDTRGPQKRPIQNFTSSDPDDQLAFSCLTSYGDYLYAGTTTFGARGFDIRKMKNHIHVYKGFSGTVTSIRVDPTGNHLISGCLDRFVRIHHANLTALEYRTYVKSKPTQVLITDLKGIKTESNDDDAEKEDVQISIDLAGSDSEYDELFSQMQTVK from the exons ATGAAATTCTCGTCTGTAAACGCTAAGTGTCCGACGTACAAAGAAAACCATGTTTTGTATATTGGAGCACATACTGGAACGTTCAAAA GAATTAATGTGTACGACGAAGATCCATACCAGCAAACCAATCTACAACCTATAGAGACACTCAATAAAACGTCGAGAATAACATGCATGGAATTTGGCAACAAAGAACAAACCGAAGTTCTTGTTGGACGGGCCAATCATTTTGTGAAGGTATTCAACTGCACAGAGGAGGACAGCACTTCAAATTTTGAAGCGGGCAATGACGAAGTAGTCGGACTTGGGCGTAGCAATGGATGTATTGTAGCCGGTCTGGCGAACGGTACGGTGCGTGTTATCAAATATCCTACCACGACTGAGTTTAGTGTTGGTGATAATCTTGCCCGAATGCGCCTTTGCCTGGAGGACGAAACTCGTATGGTTACCGGGGGCAAGCTGTTGAAAGGAATCATTAAACTGTGGGACCTTGAGACGCAGAAGGTGTTATTCAAGGCGAAAAACGTACCCAAAGTTCTTGAACTTGAGCAGCCGGTTTGGGATAATGATGTCGTTTTTGTAAACAGAAACGTAATAGCGTCTTGCTCACGCCACGGCTACGTACGTCTTTACGACACGCGAGGTCCACAGAAACGACCAATCCAAAATTTCACTTCGTCGGATCCTGACGATCAGCTAGCCTTCTCTTGTTTGACTTCTTATGGCGATTATCTTTACGCCGGCACAACAACCTTTGGGGCCCGAGGGTTTGATATtcgtaaaatgaaaaaccacaTCCATGTATACAAAGGATTTAGTGGAACCGTGACGTCTATTCGTGTCGACCCGACTGGTAACCATTTAATAAGTGGTTGTCTTGATCGGTTCGTAAGAATTCATCATGCAAATCTTACTGCGTTGGAATATCGAACCTATGTGAAATCTAAACCGACTCAAGTATTGATTACCGACTTGAAGGGAATTAAAACAGAatctaatgatgatgatgctgagaAAGAAGATGTACAAATCAGCATAGATTTGGCTGGGTCCGACTCAGAGTACGATGAACTGTTCTCTCAAATGCAAACGGTCAAGTAA
- the LOC131287305 gene encoding luc7-like protein 3, producing MVDVARQLLDELMGRNRNLDPSASAKEVSWTDEEFCPYYLVKFCPHDLFVNTRADLGQCTKLHDDEAKKLYDDAKPCRKKNQYEEDFLRFCTNMINEVDRKIVKGKQRLLLMNSKTDGARPGVPKHQEHLNSLTERINKLVCEAEEAGTRGDVEQAQGLMEQCDKLKEEKEALIKQHDSNGWSVTAEIAASQEKQMEVCEVCGAFLIVGDAQQRIDDHLTGKQHLGYSKLRKAVDEMYEARRKNTIQLDERRVRDDDSRRRDNGKREDRKSRDHDERHNNKRDDRDRNRHRRDFRDHKERNDRYDNRQRDRHHRRDRTERNERDRGRERDRSRSRSY from the exons ATGGTGGATGTGGCTCGTCAATTGCTGGATGAATTGATGGGTAGGAATCGTAATCTGGATCCTTCGGCTTCGGCAAAGGAAGTATCTTGGACCGATGAAGAG TTTTGCCCATACTACTTGGTGAAATTTTGCCCTCACGATCTGTTTGTAAATACTCGTGCTGACCTCGGTCAGTGTACTAAGCTACACGACGATGAAGCAAAAAAGTTGTACGATGACGCAAAGCCATGCCGTAAAAAGAATCAATATGAAGAGGACTTCCTGCGATTTTGCACCAACATGATCAATGAAGTGGATCGCAAGATAGTGAAAGGTAAGCAAAGACTTCTTCTCATGAACAGTAAGACGGATGGAGCACGCCCAGGAGTCCCTAAGCACCAAGAGCACCTAAACTCCTTGACGGAGAGAATAAATAAGCTTGTGTGTGAGGCGGAGGAAGCAGGAACGCGCGGAGACGTGGAGCAGGCGCAG GGTTTGATGGAACAATGTGATAAGCTCAAAGAGGAAAAGGAAGCTCTGATAAAACAGCATGATTCAAATGGATGGTCGGTAACGGCTGAAATAGCGGCTTCGCAGGAGAAGCAAATGGAAGTTTGCGAAGTTTGTGGAGCATTTTTGATCGTTGGAGATGCCCAGCAGCGAATCGATGATCATCTCACGGGTAAACAACATCTTGG GTATTCAAAGCTGCGTAAGGCCGTTGATGAAATGTACgaagcaagaagaaaaaatactatTCAACTTGATGAGCGTCGAGTTAGAGATGATGACAGCCGAAGACGAGACAATGGGAAACGCGAAGATCGGAAATCACG GGATCATGACGAACGCCACAATAACAAGAGGGATGATCGTGATCGAAATCGCCACCGACGTGATTTTCGCGATCACAAAGAGCGTAATGATCGTTATGATAATCGTCAGCGTGATCGACACCATAGGCGTG ATCGAACTGAACGCAACGAACGAGATCGTGGTCGCGAAAGGGATCGTAGCCGTAGTCGTAGTTATTAG
- the LOC131288862 gene encoding uncharacterized protein LOC131288862 codes for MLLDQLFRTRRSSGLSETVRCELASVADYERRMLETLDRTVIDYCRGGAASEQTVVNNRAAFDRLRIRPRCLQRIGGSRSLAVTSCGISYRLPFGIAPMALQRLAHPEGEKAMARAARTFGVPFVLSVLSSVSIEELAEAVPRAPKWFQLYIFKDRELTECLVRRAEKARFRALVVCVDTPTSGLSRTERRSPLVLPPKVTCANFVPGGGDAGGKKSCSASVLDYVRSQLDPGLGWDAVRWLMSITTMPVIVKGILNRNDALIAADIGVHGLIVSNSGGRQLDCAPAAIEVLPEIVNAVGSRIEVMLDSGISQGTDAFKALALGARMVFVGRAGMYGLAVNGQRGVEEVLDIIKTELESTMLNAGCGTIADIAPQHVCHEADLYYHPTPDRFRSSWRMESIRSDRYRSRVRRRQADMEDIEAEVRDDCEESLARGDGIAERVTFQQRSVDEAIAAVQSCSETQNPHPSTAATPQPILLSTPPSAPPPYRNVPLQLNIPRGIYRTNTNNLSRCNGAATPGCASEGNSRTVRTIVSKKDAAARRLRSQSLQNLCSPENGNCKR; via the exons ATGCTGCTCGACCAGCTATTCCGGACGAGGCGTTCGTCCGGGCTATCGGAAACGGTACGCTGCGAGCTCGCCTCAGTTGCCGACTATGAGCGTCGGATGCTCGAAACACTCGATCGGACCGTCATCGATTACTGCCGAGGAGGTGCAGCCAGCGAGCAAACGGTGGTCAACAACAGGGCTGCCTTTGACCGGTTGCGTATACGGCCACGTTGCCTACAGCGCATCGGTGGAAGTCGATCTTTGGCCGTGACTTCGTGCGGGATAAGCTACCGATTGCCGTTCGGGATTGCCCCGATGGCGTTGCAACGTCTAGCACACCCCGAAGGCGAAAAGGCAATGGCCCGTGCCGCCCGAACGTTTGGTGTACCGTTCGTATTAAGCGTCCTATCGAGCGTGTCGATCGAGGAGCTGGCGGAAGCGGTCCCAAGGGCTCCGAAGTGGTTCCAGCTGTACATATTCAAGGATCGCGAGCTAACGGAATGTCTCGTACGGCGAGCCGAGAAGGCTCGGTTTCGAGCACTGGTCGTCTGCGTGGACACTCCGACGTCCGGGTTGAGCCGCACCGAACGTCGTAGTCCACTGGTACTTCCGCCGAAAGTCACGTGCGCCAACTTCGTGCCGGGCGGTGGAGACGCCGGTGGTAAAAAGTCCTGCTCGGCCAGCGTTCTCGACTACGTACGCAGCCAGCTGGACCCGGGGCTCGGTTGGGATGCGGTTCGGTGGCTCATGAGCATCACCACGATGCCAGTGATCGTGAAAGGTATCCTTAATCGCAACGACGCACTTATCGCGGCCGACATCGGAGTGCATGGTCTGATTGTGTCCAACAGTGGAGGTCGCCAGCTTGACTGTGCGCCAGCAGCA ATAGAAGTTCTACCGGAGATAGTAAATGCGGTTGGAAGCCGGATTGAGGTGATGCTGGACAGTGGCATCAGTCAGGGTACAGACGCGTTCAAAGCACTGGCACTGGGGGCACGAATGGTATTCGTGGGGCGAGCTGGCATGTACGGGCTAGCCGTCAATGGACAACGTGGCGTCGAGGAGGTGCTGGACATCATCAAAACCGAACTGGAGTCAACCATGCTCAATGCCGGCTGTGGCACGATAGCGGATATTGCGCCGCAGCATGTGTGCCATGAGGCTGACTTGTACTATCATCCTACCCCGGACCGGTTCCGCAGCTCCTGGCGAATGGAGAGCATCCGCAGTGACCGCTACCGAAGTCGCGTCCGACGACGACAGGCAGATATGGAAGACATCGAAGCCGAGGTTCGCGATGATTGCGAAGAATCCCTGGCGCGAGGAGATGGTATAGCGGAGCGAGTCACCTTTCAGCAGCGGTCTGTAGACGAAGCGATAGCCGCCGTACAATCGTGCTCGGAAACACAGAATCCCCATCCATCAACAGCAGCTACACCGCAACCGATTCTACTTTCTACTCCTCCGTCTGCTCCCCCTCCTTATCGGAACGTTCCATTACAGTTGAATATACCCCGAGGAATCTAccgcaccaacaccaacaacctGTCAAGATGTAATGGAGCCGCAACACCGGGATGCGCATCGGAAGGAAATTCGCGTACTGTAAGGACGATTGTTAGTAAAAAAGATGCTGCAGCAAGACGATTGCGATCTCAGTCACTGCAAAACTTATGCAGTCCAGAGAATGGAAATTGTAAGAGGTAA